In Burkholderiales bacterium, a single genomic region encodes these proteins:
- the ccmI gene encoding c-type cytochrome biogenesis protein CcmI: MSAFWIVAAFFIAAALLLLVPPLLRYRAGGGVSRSASNVAIYRDQLRELEADMRAGNLSAELYEQSRREIEGRLLEDLRRPDSAEAPSKKWRSAAIVLAIIIPLCAVALYFMVGTPQALTPEGAAPHGLNAQQIQTMVDRLAERLKANPDDGQGWLMLGRSYTVLGRFQDAANAFAKAVELLPNDAEVLADYADVLATAQGGQLQGKPEELISQALKIDPNNPKALALAGTVAFNKKDYRTAVDYWERLLRLVAQEDPEFARQVSASIAEARQLGGLASAPRTAPVATAAPTAKGLSGVVKLAPELAGKVAPTDTVFIFARAANGPRMPLAIMRKQVRDLPITFKLDDTMAMAPEMKISNFPQLVVGARVSKSSNAMPQAGDLQGMSGTVTNGAAGITVLINTEIR, translated from the coding sequence ATGAGCGCGTTCTGGATCGTGGCAGCATTTTTCATCGCCGCTGCGCTCCTGCTGCTCGTGCCCCCACTTCTGCGATACAGGGCCGGTGGCGGCGTATCGCGCAGTGCTTCAAATGTCGCGATTTATCGCGATCAGCTGCGAGAACTGGAAGCCGATATGCGCGCGGGCAACTTGAGCGCCGAACTTTATGAACAGTCGCGCCGTGAGATTGAAGGCCGGCTCCTCGAAGACTTAAGGCGCCCGGATAGCGCCGAAGCCCCAAGTAAAAAGTGGCGCAGCGCGGCTATTGTGCTCGCAATCATCATCCCATTGTGCGCAGTAGCTCTGTACTTCATGGTGGGAACCCCGCAAGCGCTCACGCCTGAGGGTGCGGCGCCCCATGGGCTGAACGCGCAGCAGATCCAAACGATGGTTGACCGCCTCGCGGAACGGCTTAAAGCGAATCCCGATGACGGCCAAGGCTGGCTGATGCTCGGACGCTCATATACCGTACTCGGGCGCTTTCAAGACGCTGCAAACGCATTCGCTAAAGCGGTTGAACTCCTGCCGAACGATGCCGAAGTGCTCGCGGATTATGCCGACGTATTGGCGACGGCGCAGGGCGGGCAATTGCAAGGTAAGCCAGAAGAATTGATCTCGCAAGCGCTCAAGATTGATCCCAATAATCCGAAGGCGCTGGCTCTGGCTGGGACAGTTGCTTTCAACAAAAAGGATTACCGGACCGCAGTGGACTACTGGGAACGCCTATTGCGCTTAGTGGCCCAGGAGGACCCTGAATTCGCGCGCCAAGTGAGCGCAAGCATCGCTGAGGCACGGCAGCTTGGCGGTTTGGCCAGCGCGCCCCGGACGGCGCCCGTGGCAACTGCTGCGCCGACTGCAAAAGGTCTCAGCGGCGTGGTAAAGCTCGCGCCCGAGCTCGCTGGAAAGGTTGCGCCCACCGATACGGTGTTCATCTTCGCGCGAGCGGCGAACGGCCCGCGCATGCCGCTTGCGATCATGCGCAAACAGGTACGCGACTTGCCGATAACATTCAAGCTGGACGATACCATGGCCATGGCGCCTGAAATGAAAATATCGAACTTCCCGCAGCTTGTGGTGGGTGCGCGCGTCTCGAAATCTTCGAACGCCATGCCGCAAGCCGGCGATTTGCAGGGGATGAGCGGCACCGTGACCAACGGTGCCGCGGGAATTACCGTTTTGATCAATACGGAAATACGCTAA
- a CDS encoding MtrB/PioB family decaheme-associated outer membrane protein, which yields MDMHTRYSFPLTVVLLAGLSQTAVASDEAEIYRLITPESTVSNGVGFVFNNNAAYFGEYNGMNQRGFYGLMDWDIVKRDNDTGTWYKLLVRDLALDDREMRAEVKRQGDWGVSLDYSEIPRYNPFTIITGLTGIGTNTNVINGTIPRSVEFETERKRFTLDVNKILPAGYSFDLTYKHEDKNGERPWGQGTFTTWNFLADPIDQTTQQIDAVLNYTGEKLQVSGGFYGTWFENANNVLNIPNSAIFTQMALPPSNSSYQAHVTAAYNFTPHTRGTFTGAYTYQIQDDDFIVPSNAHTSNLMGQLDTTVLQAGLTSQITPKLSILANSHYEKRNDETPIYEFFTPATLATTTNSTTDGTNEPRSLKTIDNKLQAFYQLPMGFRFTGGVDYLITERNEFYYRAVSYRPKTNELTEQAELRRALSDTVTGALTFTHADRWGSPWYTNVLFHPTTASPLGSNDIAPLNEANRVANTAKITTNWQATDNLSFQAFGSGGWVDYSGRDVQQFQPLGLQSGWTQNYSLDSTYVFSEKWQANAFYSRNDVRVSQITCQSAAVNGGICPATAANPIWQAQLRTVSDTAGFGMKGKITGKVGVGADVEYSSIRDNYPTEALVPPISTAPVGTVPGVNTQILSVKLNSTYAFDKNMGVRFLYNYSRFKTSDWTWNAWVYNDGTVVIENPNQVVNFFGVSYYFTFQ from the coding sequence ATGGATATGCATACACGCTACAGCTTTCCGCTGACAGTCGTCCTGCTTGCGGGCCTCTCGCAAACAGCTGTAGCTTCAGATGAGGCTGAAATTTACCGCCTGATTACGCCCGAGAGCACGGTTAGCAACGGAGTTGGCTTTGTATTCAACAATAACGCCGCGTACTTCGGAGAGTACAACGGTATGAACCAAAGGGGCTTTTATGGGTTGATGGATTGGGACATTGTCAAGCGCGACAACGACACCGGAACCTGGTACAAGCTCTTAGTGCGCGATCTGGCATTGGATGACCGCGAAATGCGTGCGGAGGTTAAGCGCCAGGGCGACTGGGGTGTTTCGCTGGACTATAGCGAAATACCCCGCTATAACCCATTCACAATAATCACAGGGCTAACGGGAATTGGCACAAATACCAACGTCATAAACGGCACGATCCCGCGAAGCGTCGAATTCGAAACCGAGCGCAAGCGATTCACACTGGATGTGAACAAGATTCTGCCCGCCGGATACAGTTTTGACTTGACATACAAGCATGAAGATAAGAACGGCGAGCGCCCGTGGGGTCAAGGCACCTTCACGACGTGGAATTTTCTTGCGGACCCAATCGATCAAACGACGCAACAGATAGACGCAGTTCTAAATTACACCGGCGAAAAGCTGCAGGTTTCGGGAGGTTTTTACGGGACCTGGTTCGAAAATGCCAATAACGTGCTCAATATTCCCAACAGTGCTATTTTCACTCAGATGGCTTTGCCGCCCAGCAATTCGTCGTACCAAGCACATGTGACCGCCGCTTACAATTTTACCCCGCACACGCGCGGCACCTTTACAGGCGCATATACCTACCAGATCCAGGACGATGATTTTATCGTTCCGTCCAACGCCCACACTAGCAACCTTATGGGACAGCTGGACACAACCGTGTTGCAGGCGGGCTTGACAAGCCAGATCACGCCGAAGCTCTCGATATTGGCCAATTCCCACTATGAAAAGCGTAACGACGAGACCCCGATCTACGAATTTTTCACTCCTGCCACGCTAGCAACAACAACAAACTCGACGACCGATGGCACCAATGAACCGCGCTCGCTCAAGACCATAGACAACAAGCTGCAAGCGTTTTACCAGTTGCCCATGGGCTTTCGTTTTACCGGCGGTGTGGATTACCTGATCACGGAGCGCAACGAATTTTACTATCGCGCGGTGAGCTACAGGCCCAAGACGAATGAGCTGACCGAGCAAGCTGAGTTGCGGCGCGCGCTTTCTGATACCGTCACCGGCGCCTTGACCTTTACGCACGCCGACCGCTGGGGTTCGCCCTGGTATACCAATGTCCTGTTTCACCCGACGACGGCCAGTCCACTCGGCAGCAATGATATCGCACCTCTTAATGAGGCAAACCGCGTTGCGAACACAGCGAAAATAACGACGAACTGGCAGGCGACGGATAACTTGTCATTCCAAGCTTTCGGTAGCGGCGGCTGGGTTGATTATTCCGGCAGAGACGTTCAACAATTCCAACCTCTTGGGCTGCAATCCGGTTGGACCCAGAATTATTCTCTCGATAGCACCTATGTGTTCAGTGAGAAATGGCAGGCAAATGCCTTTTATTCGCGTAACGACGTTCGCGTTAGCCAGATAACTTGCCAGTCCGCTGCCGTAAACGGCGGTATATGCCCGGCAACGGCGGCAAATCCGATCTGGCAGGCCCAACTCAGAACGGTTTCTGACACCGCTGGATTTGGAATGAAGGGCAAGATCACAGGCAAAGTCGGCGTTGGCGCGGATGTGGAATATTCCAGTATCCGTGACAACTATCCGACCGAAGCCCTGGTTCCCCCCATCAGCACCGCGCCGGTTGGAACTGTACCTGGTGTAAACACCCAAATTTTGAGTGTGAAGCTCAATTCGACTTACGCGTTTGATAAGAATATGGGTGTGCGCTTCCTGTACAACTATAGCCGCTTTAAGACCAGCGACTGGACTTGGAATGCCTGGGTTTACAACGACGGCACGGTTGTAATTGAAAATCCCAATCAGGTCGTTAACTTCTTCGGCGTGAGCTATTATTTCACTTTTCAGTAG